In Juglans regia cultivar Chandler chromosome 13, Walnut 2.0, whole genome shotgun sequence, the DNA window TCTGATTTTCCGAGTCCAAAATTTAGCACCCATTTGCTCTTTCATCTTTCTTGATTTCAGGGCTTGTCCAGTATTGCTTTCaaagttgggttttttttttcggttggtTCAAATCCCACCACCCGTGTCAAAACCCTGTCgatttcttgtattttccttCGGAGATCCCTGCTACTTGAATCTCGGAAAACATCCCAACTCTTGCATGCTGAGTTGGAGTTTCTGAGACTATTGCGAACTCCATATcgcaattattttttgtaacacACTGCTAGTTTCTACAAGGATTATCTTAATGCTCAACAACTTGTTCTTGATGTTTGAGATTCATGTTTCCAATTCTGTGTGAAATCCTCCTCTCCGGGTGTATGATAAATTCCACATTCAGGCGCAGGACCCACTTAGTTCAATCATTCTCAGTTGTGTTCCTTTACTGGTTGTACTACGTTTCATGATTTTTCGCCTCTCGAACTCTGATTATTAGGCTTTAATAGTATAGTTATATTGCCGTAAtctaaaatattagttttttcgTGTCTGGGTCCTGTTTATATCTCTTAATCTACTCTTACTGTGATAAGTCTGCAAAAAATCTTGTGCTTCATGGCTTCCTCTAGTGGGACATCTTCAGGGTCAACTTTGATCCACAACTCGGGCTCTGAGGAGGATTTGCAAGCTTTGATGGATCTgcggaagaggaagagaatgatATCGAATCGAGAATCGGCAAGACGGTCTCGGATGAGGAAACAGCAGCATTTGGACGAACTGACGGCCCAGGTAGCTCAGCTCAGGACGGAGAACCACCAGATCATAACAAGCGTGAACATCACCACCCAGCAGTACTTGAGTATCGAGGCTGAAAACTCAATACTCAGAGCTCAAGTGGGCGAGCTTAGCCACAGATTGCAGTCCCTGGACGAGATCATCACTTTCTTGAATGCTAGCAATGGTGTCTTTGGAGCTGGGGTCTCAAATACCTTCACTGAGCCAAACGATAGCCTTTTGAATCCACTGAATCTGTCATATTTGAGCCAGCCTCTTATGGCAACTGCAGACATATTTCAGTATTAGTCTTGGTGTGCTTCTAGTGTTTTCCTGGAGTaaaagagagttttttttttttttaaatgttggtTTTAGTGTCTAGCCTATGTTCAGAGATATCTCTATAATGGTGGTGGTAAGGAATAAACAATGTATTAATGTATTGTATGCGTCCACCATATGATGGATGTTATGTATTTCGGTGTGTAAAATGGTGGCTGCAATTGTAGTGGGCtgctatttttataataatattggccATGTTTTCGTCATAATCTGCCCTACTTGTGTGAATGCTAACAATAATAAcgttttccttttgtttgacTAAATTCTTAGACAACTATCACATAAAGAGACGGCTTTTGTTTGACAAAGTGAGAACTGATCATCAGAACTCATACATGTCAACTAGTAACAGTGTTCTTACTGGAATTCCGAGCTGTTCATAATTTGAGATCCCACCTCGAATAAGATAGGAAATACAATTTCACAATCTTGGGCAAGGATACTTCTCTTTTAATAAAGGACTTGTAAATAGAtatttcattattctttttaaccCCGGACAAGATCATTCTTAATGAGATTGAAAGTTAAACTTTCACGATCGAG includes these proteins:
- the LOC108986974 gene encoding bZIP transcription factor 11-like, which codes for MASSSGTSSGSTLIHNSGSEEDLQALMDLRKRKRMISNRESARRSRMRKQQHLDELTAQVAQLRTENHQIITSVNITTQQYLSIEAENSILRAQVGELSHRLQSLDEIITFLNASNGVFGAGVSNTFTEPNDSLLNPLNLSYLSQPLMATADIFQY